Genomic DNA from Halomonas sp. BDJS001:
GCCACGCGGTGTCCTCCTTAAACATAAGGCGCACAGTGTAACGCATGAGCGGCCCAGGAGGGGGAACCATATAGAGGTGAATCGTAGAGCGGAAATCACCAGCGTGATACGGTTTTGCTAGCAACGACAATATCTCAATCAAAAAACGACTTTTAAAGGCGGGCTGACAGTGACGGTGACCGTCTCGATGCATTTTGTAAATGAGCTGTTTAAAGGCTTGCCCAGCAGCTCAACATCGCCCACACGCTACCTGGAACGGGCGGGTATTTCGCCCTTTTTACTTTCGGCCCCCCATGGCCGCGTCACGGTTGAGCAGTTTGCCGAACTGTATCGCGGGCTGGTGAACGAACTGGACGATGAAACGCCCGGCTTCTTTTCCCGCCCATTGCGGGGAGGCACCCTGAAGCTGCTGTGTTTAAGCATGCTGGATGCGCCCAATTTACAGGTTGCGCTGCACCGCTATACGCAGTTCTTCCGTATTCTTCTCGACGATTTTGGCTATGTGTTTACGCTTGAAGGAGACTTCGCTTGCATGGCGCTAATAGAGCATGCGCCCTTATTGGGCAGCCGCACTCTGATTCATGAGCTGATGCTCAAGCTGTTCCACGGCATCGCGTCGTGGATGATTGCGCGTAAAATACCGCCCATTTTGATGGAGTGCGCTTACCCCCAGCCGCCATACAGCGCTGATTATCTCTATTTTTACCCCGGCACGGTGCGCTTTGAGCAGGCACAAACCGCGATCTATATAGACCGCGATTTCCTTGATCACCCTATTCGACAGACCAAGAAACACCTGGGCGCTTTTCTAAAGCGCGCCCCGGCAGACTGGTTCTATGTGTCGTTTGCAGATCGCCTGCTCACCCACCGGGTGCGCGAACACCTCGCACGCCACCTGACCACTTCCGGCACAGTGCATAGCGTCGCTGATGCGTTGCATATGTCCCCACGTACACTGGCGCGGCATCTCAAAAGGGAGGGCACTCACTTTCAAGCGGTCAAGGATGAGTACCGCCGCGATGTAGCGATTCAGGCTCTTACCTGCAGTGAGAAGCCGCTGATCAGCATCGCGGAGGCGTTGAGCTTTGAGGATCTAGCCTGCTTTAGTCGTGCCTTTAAAACCTGGACAGGGAATTCGCCCGCCGCGTATCGCAAAGCACGCACGGCGGGGAATGTTCGCTAATCTACCGAGGGAATAGCCTAAATTTCGGTGCGGATACGTTTCTTATCCAGCTTGCCCACGCTGGTTTTGGGTATCTCATCGACGAAGCGAATCATGCTGGGAACCGCCCAGCGGTTGAGCTTTCCTTGAGCCACAAACTGCTCTAAAAACGCCTGTACGGTTTCGGTGGTGGGCGGGTTGTTCAGATCCACGGGGACAGCTAATGCGGCCGGCCGCTCCCCCCATTTATCGTCCGCCACCCCGATCACCGCCACTTCGGCAATGCCTGGGCACTGGCTGATATAACTCTCCAGCTCCAACGATGAGAGCCACTCGCCGCCGGTTTTAATCACATCTTTAATGCGGTCGCTAATGGTCAGAAAGCCCCGCTCATCAAGCGAGCCCACATCCCCGGTATGCAGCCAGCCGTTGCGCCATAGCTCCGCACTGCGCTTCTCCTCTTTATAGTAGGCCTGGGTCAGCCAGGGCGCTTGAACACGGACTTCGCCAACGCTTTTACCATCACTGGGTAGCGGCTCGCCGTCCGCATCGACCACTTGCAGTTTAACCAATGGTATCGGCAGGCCCGCTTTACAGCGCCAGGGTAGCTGGGTCTCAAAATCGGCTTCGCCGATATCCTGCGGTAGAATATCGGCAGTGAGTAGCGGGCAGGTTTCCGACATACCATATGCACTGCGAGTGTCGATCCCCAACGCCCATGCCTTGCTCGCTAGCGACTCGGTTAACGCACTGCCGCCGACCAATACTTTCCAGCCGGAGAGGTCGACCTGTTTTGAGGCAATCGCCTCGGCGCTAACGACCATGTTGAGCAACGTTGGCACGCAGTGGGAGAAATCGACCTTCTCGCTAACCAGCAATTTGACCAACATTTCCGGCTCGTAGCGGCCAGGGTAGACCTGGGTAGCCCCCATCAGCGTGGCGGTATACGGCACTCCCCAGGCGTGAACGTGAAACATGGGGGTAATTGGCATATAGACCTTGTCGCGGTTGAGCAGCTCAAAACCGGGCGCCTGGAAAGCGCTAGACTCATTCAAGGTATGCAGCACCAACTGGCGGTGGGTGAAGAAAACCCCTTTGGGGTTACCCGTGGTGCCGGTGGTGTAGAACAGCGTAGCAACGGCGTTTTCATCAAAGGTGGGAAAATTGTAGTGGGTGGGCTGCTGGCTTAATAGCGCTTCAAACTCCCCCACCAGTGGCAGCGAGGTTTCGACTGTTTGCGGAGCCTCCTGACACAGCAGGTAGCCACGTACTTGGGGCAGTTTATCGGCCAGCGGCTCAAGCAGCGGCACAAACTCTTCATGCACGATGACGAAAACGTCTTCGGCGTGATCCATGGTGTAGAGGATTTGCTCCGGAGCCAGGCGCACGTTCACCGTGTGGAGTACCGCGCCGATCATTGGAATGGCGAAGAAGCACTCCAGATAGCGGTGGCTATCCCAATCCAGCACCGCAACTACGTCACCGGCTTGTACGCCCTGGGATGTCAGCGTATGGGCCAGTTGGTGCACCCTCTCACGAAAGCGCTCGTAGTTGTGACGACTCTGATCCCGGTAGACAATTTGATTATCGCCCGCCATGCGCACGCCTGCCTCCAGCAGGTCGCCAATCATTAAAGCGGGGTTTGTCGCAGAGGCCGCGGCGGGTAAAATTTTTGGGGTAACCGAAAACATAAACACTCCTTTAAACTTGTTCTTGTGGCAATCAAGTTAAATCAGCCGCGCTCGATTAGCAGGGCGATACCCTGCCCCCCACCAATACACAGGGTGATCAAGCCGTAGCGGCCATTGATACGCTCCAGCTCGTGTAGCGCTTTGAGAATCAGAATAGCCCCGGTGGCCCCCACCGGATGCCCCAAGGCCACCGCGCCGCCGTTGGGATTGAGCTTCGCTAACGGGAAACCAAGCGTTTCCGCCACCGCCATGGCTTGGGCAGCAAAGGCTTCGTTGGACTCAATCACATCAATATCGTTGATGTTTAGCCCCGCCTGCTGCAGGCAGCGTTTCACTGCAGGAATCGGCCCCAGCCCCATCACCCCGGGCTCAACGCCTGCAGTAGTGGCAACGCGTAGATGCGCCCTGGGCACTAAGCCGCGCTGCGCGGCTTCATCGCCGTGGGCCAGCACCAACGTGGCCGCACCGTCGTTAATTCCCGAGGCATTGCCTGCGGTAACCACGCCATCTTTCTGGAAGGCAGGCTTAAGCCGCGCTAAGTCGCTAAACTCAACACCTTCGCGTACATGCTCATCGCGCAAGAAGGGTACTGTTTGCTTACCGCGGCTGACCTCCACCGCGACGATTTGATCATCAAAGCGGCCTTCCGCGATGGCACGCGTCGCTTTTTGATGGCTCTCAAGGGCAAACTGATCCAGTTGTTCTCGACTTAAGCCATACTGCTTGGCAATGTTCTCGGCGGTGCAGCCCATATGCCCGCTGCCAAAGGGGTCACTCAAGATGCCCAGGGTTAAATCCTCAACGTTCAACTCCCCCATACGCACGCCGTTGCGCGCCTGTGGCGGCAGCAGGTAAGCCCCTCTCGACATTGACTCAGCGCCACCTGCCAGCGCTAAGCGGCTATCCCCCATGGCAATCTGCTGGGCGGCTGAAACCACCGCCTGTACGCCTGAACCACACAGCCGATTGATGTTGAACGCCCCGGCCTCTTTCGGCACGCCAGCTTCGAGGGCAATATGGCGCGCCAGATAGGCATCCTGGGGGCCGGTGGTAATAATATGGCCGTATACCGAGTGATCGATATCGCCGCCCTCAACGCCTGCCCGGCGCAACGCCTCTTTGGCGGTGATCGCCCCCAGTTCAAACGGCGCCTTGGTTGAGAGCGACCCGCCAAAACTCCCGATCGCGGTTCGTGCACCGCCTAATATCACTACATCATCCAACCGCATGGCTCTCTCCTGTGTTCAAACGCCTTGCTTTTTCATTCAATCACATAGCTAAGCCACTTTGCCCAGCAGCGAGCGGGCGACCACTTCTTTCATGATCTCTGAGCTGCCGGCATAAATCGTTTGTACTCGGGCATCCAGATAAAAGCGTGAAATGGGATATTCGTGGGTGTAGCCGTAACCGCCGAATAGCTGCAGGCAGCGATCCACCGCTTGACACTGCAGCTCGCTGAGCTGAAGTTTTAAAATCGCCGCATCCGTGCTGCTCATGGTGCCCTGGCGGTACTTTTCGACGCAGTGCTCAAAGTAGGCGCGGGCTACGTCCAACTGGGCTTTGATCTCTGCCAAGGTAAAGCGGGTATTTTGAAAATCCGCCACCCGCTGTCCAAACGCTTGACGCTGCTGTACGTACTCCAACGTCAGCGCCAACGCTCCTTCTACAGCGCCCAACGCCTGAGCTCCGACTCCCAGGCGCTCACGGGGCAGTTCCTGCATTAAGTAGCGAAACCCAGCACCCTCTTCACCCAGCAGCGCATCATGGGGTAGCTGCATCCGATCAAAGGCAAGCTCGGCGGTGTCGCTGGCGTGCTGACCGATCTTTTAATCGGCTTACCCCGCGAGAAGCCAGATAAGTGGGTATCGACCAAAAACAGCGAGACCCCTTTGGCACCGGCGACGGGATCCGTTTTGGCACACACAATGACTAAGTCGGCAAACTGGCCGTTGGTGATAAAGATTTTGCTGCCGTTTAACTCCCAGCCCTCGGCAGTGCGCTTTGCGCGGGTTCTCATTGACGCAAGATCACTCCCCGCATGGGGTTCGGTCATCGCGATGGCGCCAAGATATTCACCACGAGCCATGGCAGGCAGCCACTGCTCCCGCTGAGCAGCTGTTCCCAAATTTTGTAGGTAGGGCATCACGATATTGGCGTGAATATTATAAGCGCTGGCCAGGCCACCAAACCCTTGGCGGGACAACTCTTCCAGCGCCAGCTGGGTGATGGCAATATCAGCGCCCGATCCGCCATGCTGTTCGTCCAGGTCAATACCGAGCAGGCCCGCAGCACCCAGCGCATGCCACAGCGAGCGGGGTATTTCGCCTGAGGCCTCCCACTCATCATAGTAAGGGGCGACCTCCTGACGGAGGCAGCGTTTGATCATGGCGTGAAACAGTTCGGTCGTTTGCGCGTCCATGCTCACCCCTTGAGCTCTTGGCGTAGATGGCGCTTGAGAATTTTGCCTGCGGTACTCTTGGGTAGCGCATCGGCAAAGAGGATGCGCTTAGGTACTTTATAAGGCGCCATCAGCGTTTTTGCATGATGGATCAGCTCCTCCTCGCTTGCCTCTTGGCCCTCTTTCAGTACCACCACTGCCGTAATGGCTTCGATCCACTTCTCATCCGGCTGGCCGATCACCGCCACTTCGGATACCGCCGGGTGCTTGAATAGCCCCTCCTCTACTTCACGGCTAGCCACCAGCACGCCGCCGGTATTGATCACGTCCTTGATCCGGTCAACAACGTATAAGTAGCCCGCTTCATCAAAGTAGCCCATATCCCCGGAGTGGAACCAACCACCCTGGAAGGCTTCTTCAGTCATCGCC
This window encodes:
- the bktB gene encoding beta-ketothiolase BktB — encoded protein: MRLDDVVILGGARTAIGSFGGSLSTKAPFELGAITAKEALRRAGVEGGDIDHSVYGHIITTGPQDAYLARHIALEAGVPKEAGAFNINRLCGSGVQAVVSAAQQIAMGDSRLALAGGAESMSRGAYLLPPQARNGVRMGELNVEDLTLGILSDPFGSGHMGCTAENIAKQYGLSREQLDQFALESHQKATRAIAEGRFDDQIVAVEVSRGKQTVPFLRDEHVREGVEFSDLARLKPAFQKDGVVTAGNASGINDGAATLVLAHGDEAAQRGLVPRAHLRVATTAGVEPGVMGLGPIPAVKRCLQQAGLNINDIDVIESNEAFAAQAMAVAETLGFPLAKLNPNGGAVALGHPVGATGAILILKALHELERINGRYGLITLCIGGGQGIALLIERG
- a CDS encoding fatty acid--CoA ligase, whose product is MFSVTPKILPAAASATNPALMIGDLLEAGVRMAGDNQIVYRDQSRHNYERFRERVHQLAHTLTSQGVQAGDVVAVLDWDSHRYLECFFAIPMIGAVLHTVNVRLAPEQILYTMDHAEDVFVIVHEEFVPLLEPLADKLPQVRGYLLCQEAPQTVETSLPLVGEFEALLSQQPTHYNFPTFDENAVATLFYTTGTTGNPKGVFFTHRQLVLHTLNESSAFQAPGFELLNRDKVYMPITPMFHVHAWGVPYTATLMGATQVYPGRYEPEMLVKLLVSEKVDFSHCVPTLLNMVVSAEAIASKQVDLSGWKVLVGGSALTESLASKAWALGIDTRSAYGMSETCPLLTADILPQDIGEADFETQLPWRCKAGLPIPLVKLQVVDADGEPLPSDGKSVGEVRVQAPWLTQAYYKEEKRSAELWRNGWLHTGDVGSLDERGFLTISDRIKDVIKTGGEWLSSLELESYISQCPGIAEVAVIGVADDKWGERPAALAVPVDLNNPPTTETVQAFLEQFVAQGKLNRWAVPSMIRFVDEIPKTSVGKLDKKRIRTEI
- a CDS encoding AraC family transcriptional regulator, giving the protein MHFVNELFKGLPSSSTSPTRYLERAGISPFLLSAPHGRVTVEQFAELYRGLVNELDDETPGFFSRPLRGGTLKLLCLSMLDAPNLQVALHRYTQFFRILLDDFGYVFTLEGDFACMALIEHAPLLGSRTLIHELMLKLFHGIASWMIARKIPPILMECAYPQPPYSADYLYFYPGTVRFEQAQTAIYIDRDFLDHPIRQTKKHLGAFLKRAPADWFYVSFADRLLTHRVREHLARHLTTSGTVHSVADALHMSPRTLARHLKREGTHFQAVKDEYRRDVAIQALTCSEKPLISIAEALSFEDLACFSRAFKTWTGNSPAAYRKARTAGNVR